A genomic window from Sphingobacterium spiritivorum includes:
- the mgtE gene encoding magnesium transporter — MENLEMQVERVEQLFESQNLEELAEYLNELNISDVEELIDELPEHAALFLEVLSLNRAVNVFRILDFPTQERVFKKLSPSKVREIINEMPPDDRTSFFSELKGDVVKQLIIMLTPQERKEALSLLGYPEDSVGRLMTPDYITVKEYWNMARVLDHIRRYGNASETIDVLYVIDGNGKLIDDLRIRDVLIAKEDAVVGDLIDNRLISLKANDPQEEAVTVFRMNNRVALPVVDDQDIMLGIVTIDDILWVANEEYTEDMQRFGGTEALDEPYLDVAISHLVKKRAGWLVILFLGQLLTATVIEHFEAQLATVIALFALVPLIMSSGGNSGSQASTLIIQAMALGEVTLSDWWRVMKREFLSGLFLGLILGTLGFIRIATWQSFSHAYGDHWAIIGVVVSLSLVCVVLWGSLTGSMLPFLLKKLGADPASSSAPFVSTLVDVTGLLIYFTFVTLLLSEVHL, encoded by the coding sequence ATGGAGAATTTGGAAATGCAGGTGGAACGCGTAGAGCAACTTTTCGAGTCGCAAAACTTGGAGGAGCTTGCCGAATATTTGAACGAACTGAACATCTCAGATGTTGAAGAGTTAATAGATGAATTGCCCGAACACGCTGCCCTTTTTCTAGAGGTCCTTAGTTTGAATCGCGCAGTAAATGTATTCCGGATTTTAGACTTTCCCACTCAAGAGAGAGTCTTCAAAAAACTTTCCCCATCGAAAGTTCGTGAGATTATAAATGAGATGCCTCCGGATGACCGGACTTCGTTCTTCAGTGAGCTGAAAGGTGATGTGGTAAAACAGCTGATTATCATGCTTACTCCGCAAGAGCGGAAAGAGGCACTCTCGTTACTTGGTTATCCCGAAGATAGTGTGGGACGTCTGATGACACCTGATTACATCACGGTAAAAGAGTACTGGAATATGGCCAGGGTGCTGGATCACATCCGTCGGTATGGGAATGCATCGGAGACTATTGATGTGCTGTATGTCATTGATGGAAACGGTAAGCTGATCGATGACCTTCGGATCCGGGATGTCCTCATTGCAAAGGAGGATGCTGTAGTAGGTGATCTGATTGACAACAGACTGATTTCATTAAAAGCGAATGATCCGCAGGAAGAAGCGGTCACTGTATTCCGTATGAACAATCGTGTGGCACTCCCTGTTGTCGATGATCAGGATATCATGTTGGGGATTGTGACGATAGATGATATTCTTTGGGTGGCAAATGAAGAATATACAGAAGATATGCAGCGTTTCGGGGGAACAGAGGCCCTTGACGAGCCTTATCTTGACGTAGCCATCTCTCATCTGGTAAAGAAACGGGCCGGCTGGTTGGTGATTCTTTTTCTGGGGCAATTACTGACCGCAACAGTTATTGAGCATTTTGAGGCGCAATTGGCGACCGTCATTGCATTATTTGCGTTGGTGCCGCTTATTATGTCCAGCGGTGGTAATAGCGGCTCACAGGCTTCGACGTTGATTATTCAGGCCATGGCTCTCGGAGAGGTGACATTGTCGGATTGGTGGCGTGTAATGAAAAGAGAGTTTTTGTCCGGATTATTTCTCGGGCTTATTCTCGGGACGCTGGGTTTTATCCGTATCGCTACCTGGCAGAGTTTTTCGCATGCCTACGGCGATCATTGGGCAATCATAGGGGTAGTCGTGAGTCTTTCATTAGTCTGTGTCGTGTTATGGGGTTCTCTTACAGGGTCGATGCTTCCGTTTTTGCTGAAAAAACTGGGCGCAGATCCGGCAAGCTCTTCAGCACCTTTTGTATCGACATTGGTCGATGTAACCGGCCTTTTGATCTACTTTACTTTCGTTACCTTATTGTTGAGCGAAGTCCATCTGTAA
- a CDS encoding phosphoglycerate kinase, which produces MKTIDDLNFSGKKALIRVDFNVPLDDQFNITDDNRIQGAAPTIKKILKDGGSVILMSHLGRPKDGPTDKYSLKHIVSHLSKVLGVDVQFAADCIGQEAVDKAASLQAGEVLLLENLRFYKEEEKGDVAFAEKLSKLGDVYVNDAFGTAHRAHASTAVIAQFFPGNKYFGYLMAAEVQNAEKVLNHPERPFTAIMGGAKVSDKLELIEALLEKVDNLIIGGGMAYTFVKAKGGEIGQSLVELDKLDLANHLVKKAEEKGVNLVLPTDSQIADRFANDAEVYDGPNDQIPADKMGLDIGKESGEHFAEIISASKTILWNGPMGVFEMDTFAKGTKAVADAVVAATERGAFSLIGGGDSAAAVSKFKMTEHVSYVSTGGGALLEYMEGKELPGVKAINE; this is translated from the coding sequence ATGAAAACGATTGACGATTTGAATTTCTCAGGCAAAAAAGCCTTAATCCGTGTAGATTTTAACGTCCCTTTGGACGATCAATTTAATATTACAGATGATAACCGTATCCAGGGTGCAGCTCCAACGATCAAAAAAATATTAAAAGATGGTGGATCTGTGATCTTAATGTCTCATTTGGGAAGACCAAAAGACGGACCTACAGATAAGTATTCCTTAAAACATATTGTTTCCCATCTTTCTAAGGTATTAGGAGTGGATGTACAGTTTGCTGCGGATTGTATTGGACAGGAAGCCGTAGATAAAGCTGCTTCTTTGCAGGCAGGAGAGGTTTTGTTATTGGAAAATCTTCGTTTTTATAAAGAAGAGGAAAAAGGGGATGTTGCTTTTGCAGAAAAGTTATCCAAACTGGGTGACGTATATGTAAATGATGCTTTCGGAACAGCACACCGTGCACATGCTTCAACAGCTGTTATTGCTCAATTCTTCCCTGGTAATAAATATTTCGGATATCTGATGGCTGCTGAAGTGCAGAATGCTGAGAAAGTATTGAACCATCCGGAGCGTCCTTTTACAGCTATCATGGGCGGAGCAAAAGTATCTGATAAACTGGAATTGATTGAAGCGTTATTGGAGAAGGTGGATAATCTGATTATAGGTGGTGGTATGGCCTATACTTTTGTGAAAGCAAAAGGTGGCGAAATCGGTCAGTCACTGGTGGAACTGGATAAACTGGATCTGGCTAATCATCTGGTGAAAAAAGCAGAAGAAAAAGGTGTCAATCTGGTACTTCCTACAGACAGCCAGATAGCAGACAGATTTGCTAATGATGCAGAAGTGTACGATGGGCCAAATGATCAAATACCTGCAGATAAAATGGGATTGGATATCGGTAAAGAGTCCGGAGAACATTTTGCGGAAATTATCTCTGCTTCTAAAACTATTTTGTGGAATGGGCCTATGGGTGTATTTGAAATGGATACTTTCGCTAAAGGGACCAAAGCTGTTGCTGATGCAGTTGTAGCAGCAACAGAAAGAGGCGCATTCTCCCTGATTGGTGGTGGTGATTCGGCTGCTGCGGTATCTAAATTCAAAATGACAGAGCATGTAAGCTATGTGAGTACGGGTGGTGGTGCTTTGCTAGAATATATGGAAGGAAAAGAACTTCCAGGTGTAAAAGCTATTAACGAATAA
- the sppA gene encoding signal peptide peptidase SppA — MKSFLKYVLATITGIVIATVILFIVIAGIIGSLISSASTDAAPVVADNSVLYITLNHEIKERSETNPLEGVDIPGFGTTKTLGLDDILERIQSAKSDSKIKGIYLNISGVNTGFATLQEIRDALIDFKASKKFIVSYSEGYTQKAYYLASVADKIYLNPEGSLDFRGLSTSIMFMKDALDKLGVDMQVVKVGTYKSAVEPFMLNGMSQPNRLQVESYLGSLYATFLDNVSASRKIPADSLRSIADRYAVRDAEDAVRLKLVDAVLYKDELIDEVKKRLNIKDKKKDFSTVSILDYRANSTTSEGEGRVAVLYAEGDIVSGEGESGQIASDKVSRELRKLREDDRVKAVVFRVNSPGGSALASDVIWREVILTKKVKPIIVSMGDYAASGGYYISAAADSIFAERNTITGSIGVFGLIPNFKGLLNDKLGIHFDGVKTGAYADLMSAPDRPLTAEERNIIQLEVNKTYGSFTKKVAEGRKLSVANVDSIGQGRVWTGEQAVEIGLVDRIGSIGDAIRSAAKMAKLKDYKVVKYPSLKDPFSSILSTSKEKISVWYMKDQLGDQYRYIQELKSVTQQSGIMAKLPYSIEVH; from the coding sequence ATGAAATCATTTTTAAAATATGTACTGGCGACTATTACCGGTATTGTCATTGCAACGGTTATTCTTTTTATTGTCATTGCCGGGATAATAGGATCTTTGATCAGCAGCGCATCTACAGATGCTGCTCCGGTTGTTGCCGATAATTCTGTTCTTTATATTACGTTGAATCATGAAATAAAAGAACGGAGTGAAACAAATCCGCTTGAAGGTGTCGACATTCCGGGATTTGGTACTACGAAAACCCTTGGACTGGACGACATTCTGGAACGTATTCAATCCGCAAAGAGTGATAGCAAAATTAAGGGAATTTATTTGAATATATCAGGTGTAAATACAGGTTTTGCAACTTTACAGGAAATACGTGATGCGCTGATAGATTTTAAAGCTTCCAAGAAATTTATTGTATCCTATAGTGAAGGATATACACAGAAGGCCTATTATCTGGCTTCTGTTGCGGACAAGATTTATTTAAATCCCGAAGGGAGTCTTGATTTTCGGGGATTAAGTACTTCGATCATGTTTATGAAAGATGCCTTGGATAAACTGGGGGTAGATATGCAGGTTGTCAAAGTCGGTACATATAAGAGTGCTGTGGAACCGTTTATGTTAAACGGGATGAGTCAGCCCAACCGTCTTCAGGTCGAATCTTATTTAGGGAGTTTGTATGCCACATTTCTGGACAACGTGTCTGCGAGCCGTAAGATTCCGGCAGACTCTTTACGTTCTATAGCAGACCGGTATGCTGTACGTGATGCAGAAGATGCAGTCCGTTTGAAGCTGGTAGATGCAGTGTTGTATAAAGATGAATTGATAGATGAGGTAAAGAAAAGATTAAATATCAAAGATAAGAAGAAGGATTTTTCAACGGTTTCTATTCTTGATTACCGTGCTAATTCCACTACTTCTGAGGGCGAAGGACGTGTCGCTGTGTTGTATGCTGAAGGCGATATTGTGTCGGGGGAAGGTGAAAGCGGTCAGATCGCTTCGGATAAGGTTTCACGTGAATTACGTAAACTGCGGGAAGATGACCGTGTGAAGGCGGTGGTTTTTCGTGTGAATTCGCCCGGAGGAAGTGCACTGGCATCAGATGTTATCTGGAGAGAGGTGATTCTGACTAAAAAAGTAAAGCCTATCATTGTTTCTATGGGTGATTATGCAGCTTCGGGAGGCTATTATATCTCGGCAGCAGCAGATTCCATCTTTGCAGAAAGGAATACAATTACCGGATCTATAGGTGTATTCGGACTTATTCCTAACTTCAAAGGATTGCTGAATGATAAACTGGGGATTCATTTTGATGGTGTAAAAACAGGGGCCTATGCTGACCTGATGTCTGCTCCTGATCGTCCATTGACAGCCGAAGAGCGAAATATTATCCAGCTGGAAGTGAATAAGACCTATGGTTCATTTACAAAAAAAGTAGCTGAAGGACGTAAACTGTCAGTAGCAAATGTAGATAGTATCGGACAAGGCAGGGTGTGGACGGGTGAACAGGCCGTTGAGATCGGACTGGTGGATCGTATTGGAAGCATTGGTGATGCGATCCGTTCTGCCGCCAAGATGGCAAAATTAAAGGATTATAAAGTAGTTAAATACCCTTCACTTAAAGATCCGTTCTCCTCTATCCTGTCGACATCCAAAGAGAAGATCAGTGTCTGGTATATGAAAGATCAGCTGGGTGATCAATATAGATACATTCAGGAACTGAAATCAGTAACCCAACAATCGGGTATTATGGCCAAATTGCCGTATTCGATTGAGGTTCACTAA